A genomic region of Merismopedia glauca CCAP 1448/3 contains the following coding sequences:
- a CDS encoding UDP-N-acetylmuramoyl-tripeptide--D-alanyl-D-alanine ligase: MLQQVSLAQIAQVLSATAVNCNFQELINGVTTDSRNIHPGNLFVALQGENFDGHNFAVGAIADGAIACVCSTSPSDNIPHLLVQDTLVAYQTLGRWWREQFKIPVIAITGSVGKTTTKELIASVLATQGKVLKTQANYNNEIGVPKTLLELSSDDKFAVIEMAMRGRGQIAELAQIAVPTIGIITNVGTAHIGLLGSEQAISEAKCELLAEMPSDSVAILNNDDARLMQTAATVWQGKTITYGLTGGDINGELIASDTLKVGDLTFNLPLAGKHNALNYLAALAVAQVLNIDWTSLQSGVEINMPSGRSQRYDLPNDISLLDETYNAGLESMLAALELLAETPGTRRIAVLGTMKELGTHSETLHQRVGAKAAQLPIDKLLVLVDDAEAQAIATAATGMMVECFPSHDLLTARLRNLMQSGDRILFKASHSVGLDRIVQALRQ; this comes from the coding sequence ATGCTACAGCAAGTTTCTCTAGCTCAAATAGCTCAAGTCCTCTCAGCGACGGCGGTTAACTGTAATTTTCAAGAGTTAATTAACGGTGTGACTACCGATAGTCGAAATATTCACCCTGGGAATTTATTTGTAGCTTTACAAGGAGAAAACTTTGATGGACATAATTTTGCGGTAGGAGCTATTGCAGATGGGGCGATCGCCTGTGTTTGCTCTACCTCTCCTTCAGACAATATACCCCACTTACTAGTTCAAGATACCTTAGTTGCTTACCAAACTTTGGGCAGATGGTGGCGGGAGCAATTTAAAATTCCAGTCATAGCTATCACGGGTTCTGTGGGTAAAACCACGACTAAGGAGTTAATCGCTTCTGTACTAGCTACTCAAGGAAAAGTTCTGAAAACTCAAGCTAACTATAATAACGAAATTGGCGTTCCCAAAACCTTATTAGAACTGAGTTCAGACGATAAATTTGCCGTGATTGAAATGGCGATGCGGGGGAGGGGACAAATTGCGGAATTAGCTCAAATTGCGGTTCCGACTATTGGGATAATTACTAACGTGGGGACGGCTCACATTGGACTTTTAGGCTCAGAACAAGCGATCTCTGAGGCTAAGTGCGAGTTACTCGCCGAAATGCCCTCAGATAGCGTCGCTATCCTAAATAACGATGATGCCAGATTGATGCAGACAGCAGCTACGGTTTGGCAAGGGAAAACCATTACTTATGGGTTGACGGGAGGAGACATTAATGGCGAATTAATCGCCTCTGATACCTTAAAAGTCGGAGATTTGACCTTTAATCTACCCTTAGCTGGTAAACATAACGCCCTAAATTATTTAGCAGCTTTAGCCGTCGCTCAAGTCCTAAACATCGATTGGACTAGTTTACAATCTGGAGTCGAGATTAATATGCCCTCTGGGCGATCGCAACGGTACGATCTACCCAATGATATTTCTTTGCTAGATGAAACCTACAACGCGGGTTTAGAATCCATGCTAGCGGCTTTAGAACTTTTAGCCGAAACCCCAGGTACTAGAAGAATTGCCGTTTTGGGAACTATGAAAGAACTAGGAACCCATTCTGAAACTCTGCATCAACGAGTGGGAGCTAAAGCCGCCCAGTTACCTATCGATAAATTGCTAGTTTTGGTTGATGATGCCGAAGCTCAAGCTATAGCCACAGCAGCCACAGGTATGATGGTAGAGTGTTTCCCCAGTCACGATCTGCTGACTGCAAGACTGAGAAACTTAATGCAAAGTGGCGATCGCATTTTATTCAAAGCTTCTCATTCCGTAGGATTAGACCGAATTGTTCAAGCATTAAGGCAATAG